TCAGGGCAGGCCCGGAGCAGTCCTCCACAGGCCTCATGCCTGCTGAGTGCGTGCACGGAGCTGCGGATGAATGAGGACAGAAGAGGGAGAAGCCTGCAAGGTGACTTACGGACATCAAGTTCAACAATGGGGGGAAGCCACAGAAAGGGACCTCAAAAATCTAGGGCAGGGTGTCTTTACTTTCACTGGAAGCCAAGGTGTAGGTCCTAACGCCCTACACCTGCCAGTGGGTCTCCCTTCATTAACAATACTGAGCACATATTGAATGTTGGGTGCCACTGGAAGTGATTTAAATGAATTAAGTCATCAGATCCTCGTAGGAACTCTAGAGGGAAATGTTATTATCCCCACgttgcagatgaggaaaactgagccAGAGAGAGGCTCAATGACATTCCTCCTGTCACCATAGCTGGCAAATCCAAAACTGTCACCTCGGCACCATTCTGTCCCCAGGAGTTGCCTTCAAGGCCCCTCCGCTGTGCTCACCTCCATTCTCTAAACATCCCCTGGGGCCCCATCTTCTTGGGTCCGTGCCCATCCTCTGGCCAAGGCCCCTCTGCCCTGATTCATCATTTCCTGACCTACACACTCTTTGTCTAACCTGCTGTCTCCCCTCACTGAGTTTTTCAGATCTCAGTTGCAGTGTCCCACTATTCTCATGGGTCTCTTTTGAGTGCCCGTGAGCCCAGCTCTGGGGGTATACCGTGAGCACAACCAGCCAGGCCCCGCCCAGCTTCAGTGGACACGCAGGTGAACACGCAGTCACCACTGGCTGCCAGTGGATTCTGAGGGCGTGGAACGCGGCTGGTATGATCAAGGGAGGgtggacttttttccttttatctagttattttaaatttaaaaaccaagaagTGAGATACATTATGAGGATCGTGGTGATGACTTCATGGATGTGTACGTGCTCAGAGTTTGccaaactgtacactttaaatacgTGTGCAGGCTTTTGTGGGCCAGTTATATCTCAAtcaatctgtttaaaaaaaaaaatactcaaggtAGTCGTTAGAAAATGTGGAAGTCTGTTTGGGAAAACTTGGGTGTATGGATCTACTTTTTCAACTGTGCATTTTAGGAATCTAAATTAAGTATTTCTAATGGAAATTTTATATCCTCTGAATTGAGACGTGCCGTCGATATGAAATACACACAGGCTTTCGAAGATTTCatacaaaaagataaaagaatgggGGGATTGGAGGCCGCgtgcaaaaggtgaagggattaagaaacacgAATTAGCAGTCACAAAATATTCACAGGGATGCACAGTGCAGCACAGAGGATATAAGCAATAATATGGTGATAAGTATGTACGGTGTCGGATGGGGACTTGAAATATCTCGGGAAACAACACTTTGTAAAGGATGTGATTACCGAACcgctgtgctgtacacctgaaaccaatacagaataatattgaacataaactgtgactgaaaataaaataaagaaataaagatacagaaatggaaaaagattttaaaaaacactgcaaagtaactcaatattttttatattgattccatgttgaaatgatatttaagatatactgggttaaataaaataccattaaaattaaGTTTGCCAGTCTCTCTGTACTTCTGAAATGTGGCTATGAAAAATTGTAAACGACCTCTGTGGCTTGCATTTCTGTGGGACTGGCCACAGGCTGGGACTGGGGAATCTGGAGCTTGGAGTGGACACGAGTATCTCACAAGAGGGTGGGCaaggaaggcctccctgaggtGATAGCTGAGAAGCCTCCCCCTGATGGAGGGGCTGCAAAGCCCTGAGGCGATCTGAGGGGACCCTGTTCCAGGCCgaggaaacagcaagtgcaaaggccctgaggcagggatgAATTTGGTGTGAGTGAggagcagcagggctaggggGGATGGAGCACGTGAAGGCCCAGATGAGGCCCAGGGTCCTGGCTGGGCGCTCCTCTTTCCCATCTGCTGGAGTTGCTGTCCTGCTCCATGCCTGCCTCCCCCCAGAAGGGCAGGAACAAGGGCGGCTGGGTTCTgagcccccaggcctggccctcggCAGGTGCTACCCATTCCAGCCTCACCTGCGGCCAGTCCAGAAATCCAGCTGTCATCTGCCCTGTCTGGTTACAATCATCATCAATGGCCTgaatggggaaagagagaagactGGGTGACATGTGGTTTCTCACGCACCGCTGGGGCCTTTGTCTGCGAGAGcggttggcaaacattttctacAATGGGCCAGAGGGCAAACATCCTATAGGGTCTGTCCTAGCCCCTCAACGCTGCTGTTGTAGTGCACAAGCCGCCATACACAACACGTGTCTGTATAAACGAATGGGTGCAGtggtgtcccaataaaactttatttacaaaattgtgGTCTCTGTGGGCCACAGTTTGCTGACTTCTGGTCTCACATGATCCCATCCCCTCATGTGGGCCCAAAGACAGGCAGTTCCTAGTCCAGgggcacagagggcacctggcatCCCCAATGTCAAATCTGTGCCCAGTCTGATTATTCACAGAAGCCTCTTGTGATCCAGGCCAGGGAGGGCCACACTGGGAAACTGAATAAATGGGATCTCGTCCAATGAGAACACTCTGCCCCTGACTCCAGTGATTGGCTCAGGGATGAACATATGAGTCCAGCTTGACCAATGGAGAGTCAGCCTTGGGAGTTTTGCTGGAGCCCTTGGGAAAGAggctcttttttttctgctggGGTCACTGGGTTGGTGGGATGTGAGCCTGGAGAGGCAGAGAGTGAAGCCAAGACAGAGGAGTATAGAGTACATGTGTGAGCCTGGATCAAGCTGTGCCTGAAGCTCTCCTCACCTGAGCTAAtaagttcactttttaaaaaaatcctcacctgagaatatgtttattgattttagagagagaggaagagggagagagaaactgattgtttgcctcccatttgcaccctgaccagggattgaacccataaacttttggtgtatgggatgatgatctaatcaactgagccaacTGGCCAGGGTTAGTAAGTTCACTTTTGTTAAGCCAGTGTGAGCTGTGATTATGCCACCTACAACAAAGAGTGTCCTGACCAGTGCCCCCAGCATCTCCCCCAGCAGGAGGCCCAGTCCCCAGGAACTGGCCCCTGACAACCAGAATAAGCATCAGTCAGAGTCTGAGACCCACCAGCAAATGCAGGAACCCTCCACAGGCCATGCCACCGGCACCTGTGACCTGGGGAGCTGGGGTGACGCCTGCGCCCACCCAGCCTCACCCGTGCTGTTTGGGCCTCTTCTCTGGTAAGACCctctgcttcagtttccacaTTCGTACTCTGACTCTCCTGCTGTCATCTCTCCGTTTGCTGCTGCCTGACGTGGGCAGGACACCCAGTGACCCAGGTGGACCCTCAGTCCGCCCTCCCCCGGGACTGAGCCGGCCCCGTAGAATCTCTCCCTGCTGGGGCTCCAGCTCCATCTCTGAGTCTCCCGTGCACCTCTGCACCCGTCTCACCTCACTGTCTCTGACCTTCcttctcaggcccctccctgcctcacGATCTCCCCGTCCGACTCCTGTTCGTCTGAGGCTCTTCCGGtggccctcctctgccctcctcctgggTGAGGCCACCAGGTAGGGTCTCCTGGGTCTCCTGAGGGAATGGATGAGCCAGAGCACACACCTGCCTTGGCTGGGAGTGCCATGTGCCCCAGGGAAGTTCTAGTTGAGTTCTCACCCCTGGCTAACTCTGTtggcccccagcctcctccctgaaCAAACCCCGGGCCTCCAGTCTCTCCCCTTCCAGTCCATTCCTCAGGGGTCTCTCTGCACCCACAGCTAATCCTGCTGCTTCCTGGCTCCCGGAGCCCCCATGGCTCCTGACCGCCCTCCAAATGCCTCAGATCTCTGTTCAAGCCCAGGCATCGGTCAGAACCCATGTGGATGTCCCCACTCCTGCCTGTCCCCAGTGGCTCTTCACATTTCCTCTCACCTGTTCCTTCAGGTTTTCTGCGCTCTGTGCCTCCAAGCAACCCTGGACCCCCTCAccgcccccacctccccgcaACCCCCTCACTCTGTTGGGgcaagccctgcccctcccactgcacctgtctctgctctgtccccttcgcctgggcccaggcctcCTTTTCTCCCACACAGACAGTCATCGTGGTCCCCGGGGTCCAATCTCACCACATAGGGCCCCAAGGGGACTTTCTGAAGCCCACAGTGACCCTGCCCTACCTGCTCAAACTCTCCACAGGCACAGCAAAGTCCTGAGCTGCTCAGCCTAGATGTGTGAACCTGAGCCTGAGTCATGGCCTCTCGCctcactccctccccactccccggcAGGGATGGCAAGGGAGAGGTGTGGGAGGGGTGGACACACCCACCTGCTTGCCCAGCAGGACCAGGTTCACCTTCTCCTTCTCTGCCAGCTTGGCCAGCACCCGGGCCACCTGCAGGGGACCCAGGCGGTCTGCCTCTGCAGCTGGCACCTCCACGTGGATGCCTCGGTCTGCGCCCATGGCCAGAGCAGTGCGGATGGTCTCCTGTCAAGGAGAGAAGGGGCTCGACCTGGCTTCTAGCCCCAGGGGGACCCAGGATCCtggtccccagcccctcctccctcaggcccAGGAGCAATCCAAGACCGAAGCCCCTCCTTCAGACCCAAAACTCCAGGCTGAGCGCCCCTCCGGTCCAGTACCTGACACTGGGAGGGCCCACAGCTGACAGCAATGACCTCCTTCACCAGCTTCTTCTCTTTGAGCCGCACGGCCTCCTCCACGGCGATCTCGCAGAAGGGGTTCATGGAGTGCTTCACTCCATCTGTGACCACACCCGTCTTGTCTGGCTTCACCCGGATCTGCCcagccaggagggggaggggcagggtcagGGGTAAGGCCTGCGGCACGGACCCTCGCACAGGTTGGATGGGGACAGCAGGGGCCTTGTCCAGGGTCCCACGGCTCCAGGGACAGAGCGGGACCAGAATTCACCGGCCGGCAGAGTTGAGAGggtggccctctcaccctctcatTCCCTGAGACAGTCCCTGAGCACCAGGGACATTTGACACGCTCGTCCCTACTCCATCGCTGCTCCTGGGGCCTGAAAGAGTGTTTCTCAAAGTTTTGTTTAGCTTCATCCACACTGAGAAATGCACTTGATGATATCCCCAAATGCGTTATAAGCACATCCATAAGGGCTGCGAGGGCTGTATATGCACCATCTCATTTAATCAACAATAGCCCAGGAGGCTGGTGACTGCCATTACCATCCTCGTTTGACAGATGGGGCACAGACAGGCCAAacaccttgcccaaggtcacatggcaagGAAGTGGCGGGACTGGAGTCTGACCCCAAGTCTGTCTTGGGAACCATGAGCGCCCCCAGGATACCAAGCGAGCCTGTCCACAGAGGCAGGAGAGTCAGTCCCCTTCTTTCTTGCCCACTATATCCAAGCGGGTTTTATCACGTGATTTCTGACTGCTCTTCCTGAGCCCCTGACCCAGCTCGAGGACTTCTGTTCTGTCCTTGTTCTATCAAGCAAGTCACTGGGCGTGTTCTGgggctccaggcagggcacagtgACCAGGCCCCAGAGTCAGCAGGACAGCCCATGCCAGATGGGAGACAGTGACCAGCAAGCAGTGGCAGCAACAAAGGGCTCTGGCAGCAGCCAGTGCTCTGAGACCCTTCAACAGGACAGCTAGTATAGGAGAGGGCAGACGAAGAAGATTGAAGAAGATCGACATGCCCAAAAAGGTGACACGTGACCTGAGGGAGGAGGAGCGAGGAGTCAGAGGCAAAGCCATGTGCTCCCAGAACTAAGAGAAGGCCTGGCTGGCCGAGGTTTTGGAGGGCCCAAAATTTCCATTCTTTGGAAGGtcctctttaagaaaataaatagctaATCATGAACACAAAATTGCTCCAGCCTCTCCTTGGGCCTTGAAAGCCCTAACGCTGAAGCCTCATCAGCCTCATGGAAAATGTGTCCTTGGCCAGAAGTGGGTATTCCTGGGTTGCCAAATGCCTATTAATACCCTAGATACACGGacacagagatacacacagacacccagagacagacacacccggagacacaggcagacacacagacaccCAGAGACAGAgatacaaaacacacacactaaGCAGAACATTTATGTTTTCaagaaatgagtaaataaactCTCATTATTATTATGACCAATCATAATAATATTCACTAAGCATCAGCcaacacttactgtgtgccaggcactgttttaaaagcttatttatcTTCATTACAACCCAGTAAGGGAAATACTTTCATTATCCCCATtgtaagaggaggaagaggaggctcaGAGTGGCTGACgcccccaaggtcacagagtgggAAGTAGAcctgggcagctgggctgggagtCCACACTCTGAACTGTGCGGTAGGGCACCTGCTGTCTAAGACGGCAGTGACCACATCATGCagactcccctccccactctagAGCTCAAGTTCTGGAAGCGGAGACAGTCACTAAAGCCAGACATCAGGAAATGACATCATGGGTTACAAAGTGATCCCAGTGTGGGGGAAAATTCAGCAAGGAAGCAGACAGGGACCATGAAGCTGAGGTTTTAAGTAGGTGACCAGGGAAGGCGTcacagagaaggtgacatttgagcaaagactggAAGGAGGTGAGAAGGGATGCTGGGAACACAGAGGTGGGTCAGAGCTGGCACACCCCGAAAGGAACTGTGGAGTTGGCGGGGGGAGGGTGACAACTGGGTACACAAAGGATCCCAATTCAGTGTGGGGAGAGCTGAGAAAGGCAAGCCCAGTTCTGCAGGAGCACCTAAGGACACACCAAGGTAGCCTGACCTTAGGAGGCAGAatggggggcttcctggaggaggttaTGCCAGAGAATCACTAAACTTTGATGCAACACCAGTTGGAGTTAGGCAGGACAAGGGAGGGGTGAGATGCAGAGGTTGCAGGGTGAAGTAGGAAGGGTGCCTAGGCAGAAGGCACAGCAGGGACAAAGGCCCAAGGCATGGAGCGGCCTGGTCTGTTGGGGAAAGTACAGCAGGTTGGAACTATGGAAGCACAGAAGGTgagggaggaacagggggatgcgATAGGCTGAAAAGGGGACCAAGGCTGAACTTCAAAGGGCCTTGAACACCAGGCTGAGGGGTGGGACCTTGTCCTGAGGGTGCAGGGCCACTGAAGGGGCAGGGCAGCTCCAGGTGCAGGGAGACCCCTCAGATTGAGAgctgggaaggaaaccagggtgAGGGTCCAGCGAGGAGAAGATGAGGCCTGAATTGCTGTGGCCATGAGGATGGAGAAGAGGGAATAGGGCAGGGAGACGGAGAGGGCAGGTGGGCTGGGTTGCAAGCTGATGGGctgtgggaagaggggtgggTCTAGCCCAGAGACTAGGTCATTGCCAGGGTTtgaatcatttatttcttcagaaaGGGAAATCAACAGACACATCCATGGAGACAGGATGCAATGGAGGGGGCCCCCGGGGCACTGTGGGCGGGGCACACAGCACCCACACTTTGGGAAACCAGGATGCTCCACTTTTCCTCTTACGCAGCACACACAGCGGAGGCACCTACGTGCGGAGCCTAGGCTGGGCGATGCTGGGACCCAGAGCTGAGTTAACTGTAAGTCTTcctggtgggggagacagatatgacattcccccccccccccgccccaagatATGACAGAGATGCCTCAGGCCAGtgaccagggctggggctggatcAGAGCTGAGAGAGGCCCAGGGGGCTATGGAGCCCAAAGGAACAGTCAAAGGTGGGAGGAGGCCAGGAGAGTCGGGTCCCAGAACCTCAAGAGGAGCATGTTAAAAAAGCTTGGAGTCAACAAACGCTGGATGTGGAGCAGCTCTTCAGTGGAATGGGCAGGGCCGACGGAGCAGGACCTGCCCTGTTTCAGTGATGCTTGTCACTGCATCCTATTGGATGACGTGGCGAGTAACAGAACCTTcgcaggcctcagtttccttaggaTTAGTGAATCTAGAGAATACTGAAAGGACTGAATGGGTGAATCTCAGCCAAGGACTCAAAATACTGCCTGATGAACAGTTAAGTACCCACCAAATGTGAGCTGTTATGAGTACGGAAGTTTTCATGCTGGAGCCTGGctcctgggcccttctcccctccacATACCCCAGCCTGCAGGGGCCTCACTTCTCCCATCCAGCACGCTGGGTCCTGTGTGGGGCAATGCTGGGGACACAGAAGCAGGCTCCCAGTATgatggggcagagggggagggggagagatatGGATGGGTAGTCACCCCCTTGTCTGGTTTAGGGCAAGTACTGAGAGAAAGTGGCCTGTGGAGTGTGTCTGATTTACCTCTGTCCACACCAGCTTATCTCTGGGGACAAGCCAGGCTCTCAGAGACGTCCCCAAACGGTCTCATGGAGGATGTGCCACCCCAAAAACTCAGCACACTGGCTTTCATTGTTAGCAAacacttttcccctcccttcctagCTCGAGCCTCCTCACTCACCCTGTAGCTTTGTCGGGTGGAACGCAGCTTCTGTGTTCCCCCAGCGCCCTGTTCTGAGCTCCATTATAGCATGGTTCCTGTACTGTGGAGTTTGCAATGCAGTCTAGCGGGCGAAAGCATGGCTTGTGTGCAAAGCAGTTGTTGGGGTGCGGACTCAGACGGACCTGGACAGCAATCTCCGCTCTGCCCCTTCCGGGCTcagtgacctctctgtgcctcagtttctccgtGTGTTAAACAGGGAACATGACTCCTCCAGCACGTTAAGAAATAGCGACAGTAACTCGCCCTGCACGCAATTATTAAGACAGTGAGTTCCGAACCGGGGAAAAGGAAACGGGATCATAACCCCAGAGGGGCGTTTGGACGTCAGAACCTCAGTCCTTGATCTTTGCCCTGAGGTGCGACTTTGACGTTTGGGGAGGAGAGCGGCAGAGATCAGAGGTTACGCGAAGACCCCCCCATACAGGGTGCGCTCGTGATCCCAGAAGCCCACGGCCGCGGGgcacagggaggtgggagaggggagcccGGTCACCTTCACGGCGAAGTCGATGACCCTCTTGACTGCCACGAGCGCGCGCAGCTCCGCCATCTTCCTGTCTCAGCCAACCACGGGGTCAGGCCTCACCCTCCTCCGCTGGGTCCTGACGCCCTGCCCCACTCTCCTTTGCGCCTGCGCGCCGACCACCAGCCAGTCAGTCTCTACGGTGCCCACGCTCCCGCCCCGGCAAAGGACCACATTGAGAGGCGGAGTGGTGTGTCAAGCGGATGGAGACCAATGGGAAGCGGATTCCGGAGTGAGCGGCGAGACACCGCGGGTAATTGACGAGGGCTTTGTAAAGGGGGCGTGGCAGGGAACTAGGGGAAAGGTCGTTCCCTGGAGGGAAGCGCTGTCCGGAGTGGAACTGCTGCCGGTTGTCCTAAATTTTTCCAGCGTCCTCGGGTCTCCCCCCGCTCCTAGGTCCCTGCCTCTTCCTCGCCTCTCAAAAGTCGCAGTGTCCGTGTCCCCACGCCCACCCCTTGCCGATGATGCCCCCGCTTCTGAGTCCTCCCGTGTCTGTCTCCCCGTTTCCTCCATGTCCGCGTCCCTACGGCCTTTTCATGCGCCCCTGTCTGCTCCTGACTCCAATCCCCCTTGTCCCCGTTCCCCTCCACATCCATGTCCTTTGTCCACTCCGTATTTGTATCTCCATGCCCGTGTCCCCCAGGCCTTCACGTTCCCTATAGCTTCAAGTCCTCATGTCCTCTCTGAGGCTCTATCTACCCCCGTGCCCGAATCCCCGTGTTCTTAGGGGTCATATTTCCACGTGTGTCCATGTCGCCCGTGTCCCGCGGCCTCACACCCCCCAGAAAGGCAGTCGAAACAGCGGAGGTTGAGCCGTTACTTTATTCTGCCCCAGGCAGGCTGCGGTCACAAGCACACGGGAAACCCACCGATGGCATCTGTACTCTGCACGATCATGTCCGCCAGCAGGAAGCAGAAGCCTGgcgggaagggagaggagggcgGGTGGAGGGCGGTGGGTCCTGGGGAGGATGACCGGGagggccccagggcctggggtttGGGGCCCCAAGGCGTCTCTGCCGGGTCTGTGAGAGTCGGGAGTGGAGTATGTTGGGGAGCCCCCTGGAGGTCAAAATGGGGTTTGCTGGAAGGGCGGCTGGGGAGTCTCGGCGGGAAAGGAGGGTCCCCTGGGTAGCTTCTCCAC
The sequence above is drawn from the Desmodus rotundus isolate HL8 chromosome 12, HLdesRot8A.1, whole genome shotgun sequence genome and encodes:
- the ETFB gene encoding electron transfer flavoprotein subunit beta translates to MAELRALVAVKRVIDFAVKIRVKPDKTGVVTDGVKHSMNPFCEIAVEEAVRLKEKKLVKEVIAVSCGPSQCQETIRTALAMGADRGIHVEVPAAEADRLGPLQVARVLAKLAEKEKVNLVLLGKQAIDDDCNQTGQMTAGFLDWPQGTFASQLTLEGDKLKVEREIDGGLETLRLKLPAVVTADLRLNEPRYATLPNIMKAKKKKIEVLKAGDLGVDLTSKISVVSVEDPPQRTAGVKVETTEDLVAKLREIGRI